One Micromonospora sp. WMMD812 genomic window carries:
- a CDS encoding YbjN domain-containing protein, translating into MSGKSDLAALVESVCDERELAWERTGPQSYAVTLPGTHKLKTICNLILGEHALRVEAFVMRQPDERREELWAWLLQRNARMYAVSFSIDAVGDVYLTGRVNPAGVDAEELDRLFGTVLTYADESFDTMLEIGFGSSIRREWEWRVKRGESTANLAAFAHLFEPSGGSESS; encoded by the coding sequence GTGAGCGGGAAGAGCGATCTTGCGGCCCTCGTTGAGTCGGTCTGCGACGAGCGCGAGCTGGCCTGGGAACGGACCGGTCCGCAGTCGTACGCGGTGACGCTGCCCGGCACCCACAAGCTGAAGACGATCTGCAACCTGATCCTCGGAGAGCACGCGCTGCGGGTCGAGGCGTTCGTGATGCGCCAGCCGGACGAGCGGCGCGAGGAGCTGTGGGCCTGGCTGTTGCAGCGCAACGCCCGGATGTACGCGGTGTCGTTCTCCATCGACGCGGTCGGCGACGTCTACCTCACCGGGCGGGTCAACCCGGCCGGCGTCGACGCCGAGGAGCTGGACCGGCTGTTCGGCACGGTGCTGACGTACGCCGACGAGTCCTTCGACACCATGTTGGAAATCGGCTTCGGCAGTTCGATCCGCCGCGAGTGGGAATGGCGGGTCAAGCGCGGTGAATCCACGGCGAACCTCGCCGCGTTCGCCCACCTCTTCGAGCCGTCCGGAGGTTCGGAGTCGTCCTGA
- the mshA gene encoding D-inositol-3-phosphate glycosyltransferase has product MAELHTGVGRQRGALPWPRPRRIATISVHTSPLHQPGTGDAGGMNVYILEVARRLAEANVEVEIFTRATSGDLPPVVEMAPGVQVRHITSGPLEGLTKEELPGQLCAFTAGVLRAEAARPPGHYDLIHSHYWLSGQIGWLAKERWGVPLVHTAHTLAKVKNAQLAVGDRPEPKARVIGEEQVVAEADRLVANTHVEARDLMERYAADPTRVAVVQPGVDLDRFRPAPGDRAAAAVAARRRLGLPTRGYVVAFVGRIQPLKAPDVLVRAVAALCDRDPELADQLTVVICGGPSGSGLDRPTALIELAASLGVTDRVRFLPPQTGADLPALYRAADLVAVPSYNESFGLVALEAQACGTPVLAAAVGGLVTAVRDQVSGVLIDGHDPADWAGTLRHLLPDVARRDALARGAARHARGFSWDRTVSGLLAVYGEAIAARRARLAAELAGDPALSCSW; this is encoded by the coding sequence GTGGCGGAACTGCACACCGGCGTCGGTCGTCAACGAGGTGCCCTGCCGTGGCCGCGGCCCCGGCGGATCGCGACGATCTCGGTGCACACGTCGCCGTTGCACCAGCCGGGCACCGGCGACGCCGGGGGGATGAACGTCTACATCCTGGAGGTCGCTCGGCGACTGGCCGAGGCGAACGTCGAGGTGGAGATCTTCACCCGGGCCACCTCCGGCGACCTGCCCCCGGTGGTCGAGATGGCGCCCGGCGTCCAGGTCCGGCACATCACCTCCGGGCCCCTGGAGGGGCTGACCAAGGAGGAGCTGCCCGGGCAGCTCTGCGCGTTCACCGCGGGGGTGCTCCGCGCCGAGGCGGCCCGCCCGCCGGGCCACTACGACCTGATCCACTCCCACTACTGGCTCTCCGGGCAGATCGGCTGGCTGGCCAAGGAGCGGTGGGGAGTGCCCCTGGTGCACACCGCGCACACCCTCGCCAAGGTGAAGAACGCGCAGCTCGCGGTGGGCGACCGGCCGGAGCCCAAGGCGCGCGTCATCGGTGAGGAGCAGGTCGTGGCCGAGGCCGACCGGCTGGTGGCCAACACCCACGTCGAGGCCCGCGACCTGATGGAGCGGTACGCGGCCGACCCGACCCGGGTCGCCGTCGTCCAGCCCGGCGTCGACCTGGACCGGTTCCGCCCGGCGCCCGGGGACCGCGCCGCGGCCGCCGTCGCCGCCCGGCGCCGGCTGGGCCTGCCCACCCGGGGCTACGTGGTGGCGTTCGTCGGCCGGATCCAGCCGCTGAAGGCCCCGGACGTGCTGGTCCGTGCCGTCGCCGCGCTGTGCGATCGCGACCCGGAGTTGGCCGACCAGCTGACCGTGGTGATCTGTGGCGGCCCGAGCGGCAGCGGGTTGGACCGCCCGACCGCGCTGATCGAGCTGGCCGCCTCGCTCGGCGTCACCGACCGGGTGCGCTTCCTGCCGCCGCAGACCGGCGCCGACCTGCCGGCCCTGTACCGCGCCGCCGACCTGGTCGCCGTGCCGTCGTACAACGAGTCGTTCGGCCTGGTCGCCCTGGAGGCCCAGGCCTGCGGTACGCCGGTGCTCGCGGCCGCGGTGGGCGGTCTGGTCACCGCGGTGCGGGACCAGGTGAGCGGCGTGCTGATCGACGGGCACGACCCGGCCGACTGGGCCGGTACGCTTCGCCACCTGCTGCCGGACGTGGCGCGGCGCGACGCGCTGGCCCGGGGCGCGGCGCGGCACGCTCGCGGCTTCTCCTGGGACCGCACCGTCTCCGGTCTGCTCGCCGTGTACGGCGAGGCGATAGCCGCGCGCCGTGCCCGCCTCGCCGCCGAGCTCGCCGGCGACCCCGCCCTCTCCTGCTCCTGGTAG